Within Triticum dicoccoides isolate Atlit2015 ecotype Zavitan chromosome 1B, WEW_v2.0, whole genome shotgun sequence, the genomic segment CCATTGGGGGAGCAAAGGGCCGCAATACCAAGCGGAGAGCCATTAGGGTTGAAAGGATAAACCTCTGTAACGTTATTAGCATCATCGCAGTACCTCAGAGGGGCCAGATTTGAATTGACAACATCAGATAAGACATTTTCATCTGGGAAGAAGGCTCTCCCTTCACCATGAGCACTCCAAATGCCCAAAGTAGAGCCTTCCATACCTCTGAACATTATAGAAGGAGAATCCCCTATGGCCACACTGATAAACCGACATTCAAAACGGCCAGATTCATTGTGAGTGAACCTTGGCTGGGACATGTCTCCACCTGCACCAAGCGAGCCTCCAATTTCGGGTCCTGGTACCCAACCAAGAAGAGCCATGAGCTGACACCCATTGCACACCCCAAGGCTGAATGTGTCTGGCCTATTGTAGAACTCCTGGAACTGCTGAATGAGGGGCTGGTTGAACCTGATAGATGCAGCCCAACCTTTTGCTGAGTCAAGAACATCTGCATAGCTAAATCCACCAACAAATGCAAGCCCACGGAATTCCGTTAGAGAAGTCTTTTGGTTCAAGAGATCCGACATTGTGATGTCCCACGGTTCAAAACCAGCAGCATGGAATGCAGCAGACATTTCCCTATCACTGTTGCTCCCTTCTTCCCGAATGATGGCAACCTTCGGTTTCGAGGATGCAGACAGTAGTTTCTTGTCTGTGAATTTGGGCGTAAAAGACAAATGCCATGAGGGCGATGTTCGGCTTTTTAGGCCTTCTTTCTCAAGCTTGACACAAGATTTCAGCCGCTGTAGCTCCTCAAGCTGAAAGCTTGTTTCCTCCCACAAATCTCTGAGGTCTGAAGTTCTTTCTTTCAAACAAACCTCACCATCAACAAGCAACTCTATTTCTGGTGCTGCTGTTACTTCTCCTATCACATTAGCAGAAACCCCTGCCGCATGAAATTTTTGCTTCACTACATCaaggtcatccaaatgcacttcaaTTACAAGACCAAGCTCCTCCGCAAAAagtgtttgaagaaggtcattatcTTTTAAGTCTATGTTGAGGTTAACACCACAGTTGCCAGCAAATGCCATCTCAAGAATGGTGACAATAAGCCCACCATCGCTAATGTCATGACCAGCAGAAATCAGACGTTCGCTGAGCAATTCTTGAACAACCTCAAAGGCCTTTTTCAAGCAAGGGACATCTTCTATGTCTGGGCAGTCATTTCCAATTTGATCAAACGCATGTGCGAGAGCAGAACAACCAAGTCGCCGCTTTCCTTTAGCCAGGTCAACATGCAACAGaaccccgtccttcacaagctttagATCTGGAGTAACCGTTAAGGTTATATCAGGACATGTCACATAAGCACTGATAACAAGATTTCCTGGAGCTTTGACTAGCTCGCCATCACATTGAGCTGCCATAGAAAGACTATCCTTTCCTCCATCAATTGCAATACCAAGTTGAATCATGCAGTCAGCCATTGCGACAGCAGCATCATACATATCCGCTCCCTCTCCATCAATCTTTGCAGCGTACATCCAATTACCACTTGCTTTGACGTCAGCAAGAGATGTAACTTTAGCCCAAACCAGATTGGTCAATGCCTCCCCAACAGCAAGCCTTGCCATAGCCTCAGGATTAAGTAAACCCTTTATTGGTTGTTCTCCAATGGCACAAGCACCACCAGTCAGATCTGTGTATGTCTGTGCAACCACAGCAACATCAGCAAGTGGAAGTTGCAGAGGGCCAACCGTCTGCTGTTGTGCCACAAGACCTGTCACACATCTGTCAACCTTAGTGGTCAAGAAACGCTTTGAACATACTGAGGGAAGCTTCAATACTCGCTTAAGAACATCCATCAGTGTAATCTCGGGTGCTATGTCTAAGGGCTCACTCGATCGAGGAACTCGCTTGAAATCAAAGGTCTTCTGAGGCATATCTCCTAAAACCTTTTCAagctcaagatcaacagcaggcggTGGAGGAGGAAGGCCACTCAACATTGCATGCTCCACAGCAGCACTGTCAATTAAAACAATCTTTCCACTACCATCAATTTCACCAAGGACAGCCATTGAAACTCTCTCTCTGTCACAAAGTGACTGCAACAGGTTTCTGCTCTCAGGCTTCACCAATAATGCATCTTGTTCCTGGTATTCAGCACCCCAGATCTCCAACACAGACAATGTGTGATCACCAACAACAATTGAGCGGATATCAATTTCAGCACCCTTAGGATAGATTATTTCTTTCACAACATTACAGTTTCCTCCAGCTCCCTGATCATGAATGCTGATGATTGGATTCTTCTCTCCCATTTCCACACATGCCCTGATCACGCGATATAATTTCTGTGCCATCTCAGCATCTCCCCGCTGCACTGCGTTAAAATCGAGCTCTGCATCATTCTGTCCACTAACCATACTTGATGCAGCACCACCACCCATACCAATTCTGTATGCTGGACCACCAATCTTCACAACTAGCATGCCAATTTCTGGATCCCCTTTCGATATGTGTGCATGGTCAATCTGCCCAATTGCCCCACTGAACATTATAGGCTTCAGCCATTCACGGCGCTCCCCGTTTGGCAACCTAGAACCAAAATTTCTTGTAAATCCCTGAATTAAAGGCTCGCCAAACTTGTTCCCATAGTCAGAAGCACCATCGCTAGCATCAATAAGAATCTGCAATGGAGAAGCTAAGTTTGATGGGTATGAAAAAGATGAATCCTCCCAAGGTGCATATGATTCTTCAATTTGAAGGTTTCCAACACAATAACCAGCAGTTGAAGCAACAACAAATGAGCCCTTTCCAGTGGCATGTGTGTCCCTTATGCGGCCACCTGCACCTGTTTCAGCTCCTGGGTAGGGTGCCACAGCACATGGAAAATTATGGGTTTCTGCTGTGAACAGAATGCCTAGTTCACGCATCATCAGGGATAGCGGTGAAGTGGAACCTGGTAGTGCTGGGCGTAGGTGATTTACAAGAGTCCCTTTTATTGCACTCGAGTTATCCTTGAACCCAATAATAGAATTATTAGGGTTAGCCTTCAAGGGACTCTTTACTAACTGAAACAAAGTACTTGGCATGGTCTCTCCATCTATCTCAAGCTTTCCATTAAAAAACCAATGTCTGCTGTGCTCACTGTTTGATTGCGCTATGTCAAAAAGTTCCACTGTAGTTGGATTGCGCTTGATGTCATCTCTGAATAGGTGAGTGTAGTATTTGATATCTTGTTCATCAAAAGCAAGAcccattttaagatttatttcctcCAGTGCTTCCCTTCCCTTTTCCATGACTGGTATAACACTGACAGGTTCTGGAACTACATCTGACCGAAATGATGTGAGCTT encodes:
- the LOC119349219 gene encoding probable phosphoribosylformylglycinamidine synthase, chloroplastic/mitochondrial, yielding MASHAEMAASNMLRLPGFPSNMGKQRSSFISTRHPPSRRSRVVRHCLNLRHLCRLPNQRAIVPNIRPMPALTAAVSSGVNSPLIEASGDDMGLVSRIIHFYRKPFLQESEAKELLRKVQAKVSSNIIDIKTEQCFNVELEDALGSTKLATLQWLLAETYEPDNLQIGSFLEEEVSRSPYCFLVEVGPRMTFSTAFSTNAVSICKALSLMEVTRLERSRRYLLCLQPGSDPLDESQLNSFAALIHDRMTECVYPSKLTSFRSDVVPEPVSVIPVMEKGREALEEINLKMGLAFDEQDIKYYTHLFRDDIKRNPTTVELFDIAQSNSEHSRHWFFNGKLEIDGETMPSTLFQLVKSPLKANPNNSIIGFKDNSSAIKGTLVNHLRPALPGSTSPLSLMMRELGILFTAETHNFPCAVAPYPGAETGAGGRIRDTHATGKGSFVVASTAGYCVGNLQIEESYAPWEDSSFSYPSNLASPLQILIDASDGASDYGNKFGEPLIQGFTRNFGSRLPNGERREWLKPIMFSGAIGQIDHAHISKGDPEIGMLVVKIGGPAYRIGMGGGAASSMVSGQNDAELDFNAVQRGDAEMAQKLYRVIRACVEMGEKNPIISIHDQGAGGNCNVVKEIIYPKGAEIDIRSIVVGDHTLSVLEIWGAEYQEQDALLVKPESRNLLQSLCDRERVSMAVLGEIDGSGKIVLIDSAAVEHAMLSGLPPPPPAVDLELEKVLGDMPQKTFDFKRVPRSSEPLDIAPEITLMDVLKRVLKLPSVCSKRFLTTKVDRCVTGLVAQQQTVGPLQLPLADVAVVAQTYTDLTGGACAIGEQPIKGLLNPEAMARLAVGEALTNLVWAKVTSLADVKASGNWMYAAKIDGEGADMYDAAVAMADCMIQLGIAIDGGKDSLSMAAQCDGELVKAPGNLVISAYVTCPDITLTVTPDLKLVKDGVLLHVDLAKGKRRLGCSALAHAFDQIGNDCPDIEDVPCLKKAFEVVQELLSERLISAGHDISDGGLIVTILEMAFAGNCGVNLNIDLKDNDLLQTLFAEELGLVIEVHLDDLDVVKQKFHAAGVSANVIGEVTAAPEIELLVDGEVCLKERTSDLRDLWEETSFQLEELQRLKSCVKLEKEGLKSRTSPSWHLSFTPKFTDKKLLSASSKPKVAIIREEGSNSDREMSAAFHAAGFEPWDITMSDLLNQKTSLTEFRGLAFVGGFSYADVLDSAKGWAASIRFNQPLIQQFQEFYNRPDTFSLGVCNGCQLMALLGWVPGPEIGGSLGAGGDMSQPRFTHNESGRFECRFISVAIGDSPSIMFRGMEGSTLGIWSAHGEGRAFFPDENVLSDVVNSNLAPLRYCDDANNVTEVYPFNPNGSPLGIAALCSPNGRHLALMPHPERSFMMWQYPWYPKEWQVEKGGPSPWLRMFQNAREWCS